TGCGCAAACGGCTCGGATCGAGGGGGCGGCCGTGACCGAGGTGGTGCGGGCCGAGCACATCGGCAAGCGGTTCGGGCCGGTGCGGGCGCTGTCGGACGTCAGCCTGCACGTGTCGGCGGGCGAGGTCCTCGGCCTGATCGGCGACAACGGCGCGGGCAAGTCCACGCTGATCAAGATCCTGACCGGTTACCACCAGCCGGACAGCGGGCGGCTGCTGTTCGAGGGGCGGCCGGTGCAGCTGAAGTCGGTGACGCACGCCCGGTCGCTGGGGATCGAAACGGTCTTCCAGGACCTGGCGATGGTGAACGACCTGCCGGTGTACCTGAACCTGCACCTCAACAAGGAACTGGTGCACCGGCCGCTGCCGTTCCTGAAGCGGCGGGAGATGAAGCGGCGCGCGCGGGAGGCGCTGGACGAGATCGGCATCAGCATCCCCTCGGTGACCGCCGAGGTCGGTCAGCTCTCCGGCGGGCAGCGGCAGGCGATCGCGGTGGCCCGCTCGGTGTTCACCCGCAACACCAAGCTGCTGCTGCTCGACGAGCCGCTGGCCGCGATGGGCGCCAAGGAGGGCGGGCTGATCCTGCGGCTGCTCGCCCAGCTCAAACAACGCGGCGACCTCGCGATCATCCTGATCGCGCACAACTACAGCCAGGTCGTGGACGTGTGCGACCGGGTCAACCTGCTCCAGCACGGCGAGATCACGTTCGACAAACCGTCCCGGGACACCTCGGTGGCCGAGCTGCTCGAGCTCGTGCACGCCGAGTACCGGCTCCAGCAGTGACCGAGGAGAGCCCTCATGCGAAAGCTCGTTCCGATCGCCTGCGCCACAATCCTGTCCGCGGCGGTAGGGTTGCCCGCCGTGACCTCCTCCGCCGCCCCGCGGCCCACGGCTCCCGCGATCTCCAAGGAAGCGTTCGGCAGCGTCGGCGGCCAGTCCGTCGAGCGGTACACGCTGACCAGCGGCAACGGGATGCGGGTGCGGATCCTGACCTACGGCGGCACCATCCAGACGCTGGAGGCGCCCGACAAGCGCGGG
The window above is part of the Amycolatopsis thermoflava N1165 genome. Proteins encoded here:
- a CDS encoding ATP-binding cassette domain-containing protein, which gives rise to MTEVVRAEHIGKRFGPVRALSDVSLHVSAGEVLGLIGDNGAGKSTLIKILTGYHQPDSGRLLFEGRPVQLKSVTHARSLGIETVFQDLAMVNDLPVYLNLHLNKELVHRPLPFLKRREMKRRAREALDEIGISIPSVTAEVGQLSGGQRQAIAVARSVFTRNTKLLLLDEPLAAMGAKEGGLILRLLAQLKQRGDLAIILIAHNYSQVVDVCDRVNLLQHGEITFDKPSRDTSVAELLELVHAEYRLQQ